The window CATTATACATGAATACATCACAATAtaagacatccatccatccatccattatctataccgctgaatccgtcgatcgggtcgcgggggggctggagcctatcccagcagtcaatgggcgagaggcggggtacaccctggacaggccgccagtccatcgcagggccacatagagacaaacgagacaaaacaaccatgcacgctcacactcactcctagccACTCCCACCAATATAAGACATATTAATCTTATTAAGCATTCAACATAAAATAATTTCATAATAGTTCAGATAATTAAGATTTTGCATTTACTGGTGCTAAAGTGTACTGTTTTAATCAAATATTTGTATTTAACTGAAGTGTCTTTATACTTGCTACACTCATATATGACAAAAACTAATATGACATCCATTTAACGACATGAATCTCCACAAAAGAACCTAGAACAGCCAAGAGCggataaacattaaaaaaggattttaacTTCAAAGTGCTACACAACAGTGGCCCCTGCTGTTACAAAAGCAAAAGTACACCTGTTTATGACCTTTTCACACAAAACACCTTTCAAGGAAAAGCCTTCACAAATAAAAACTGCAATCAAAAGTAAATGGATAATGTGTGAATTTAAAATACAATTCTCTTCAATATCACAAGACCAACGTTTTGACCGTCAGCAAACTGACAATCAGGGTAACGACTGAAGTTAGCTGGCCCGAAGCACTGCTACTCTGGACCATTCTCTCTGTAAAAGAAGAAACCGGGACAGATTGTGTCAGTCAAACTCCATTTCATCTACAACAATAGAAAGCAATCAAACCGTGAGAGGGATTTACCTATGCTGTCTGGCCTTAAGACCAATGGTCCAAGTGAAATGCCTGCAGTGTCATGGAATGATGCATCCCTCCTAAATCGGTTGTGGTGACCCGGGTAGCAGTGCTGCAGGAGAACAACAATAGAGGCTTCTACAGATGCACCACTTTATAATCTGTGTTATCTCATCAACAGCAGGACATTATCATACTTACAGCTGTGCAGTTGTTGTTTCTCAAAAGACACAAGTGGACGTTGCAGTGCACATAAATGGATGTAAAGTTGGTAAAGGTGAACATCCTGAAGGAGAAACGGGCCACAGTGGAAATGCCATTCTGGATCAGCTCGACTGTGCCATCTTCCGGATTCGGACACCTACAATACAGGACAGAGGTAGAAGCGAGTACGTCAGCGGCAGACTGTAAAGTTAAAAGGTTAGGTTGTAAAGAATGATGGGTCAAggcaacaaagagaaaagaGGGGTCTTACTCTGACATAATGAGATCCCAGCGGACAGGGTAGTTGGCCATGTTGACTGGAGTCGCCCAGCATGAGTCCACAACGGTGGAAATCTGGTGTTGATCCACCCCATCTGTCCGCACCTCCACATAAAATGGCTCGTCCACATTCATTTCAATGTTTCTGTCAGTGGTGAGGGGGAAACGGAAATCCGCATCCTGGTAGGGGATCATCCTCATGTGATACAAACCACGGCCAGCTGGAAGCTTCTTACTCACAACGCTGTTAGAAAAATGACAACATGTAGTGTGACCACTCTGGAGCATTACTGTCCAAAACCTGACAGTGAATTGTTCCTTCTGGTCAAATAAACTGATTTTGTCATAGTAAAACCAGCTGTAAATCTTTGACTCATTCTAGATTTATCCATAAGCTTCTCTAGCTAGATAAGATGGTAAGTTTATTAAAGAAGGTGCTGAAGAAAATTAGATGCTGACGGTATTACCTCTCCACGGGGTTGATGCCCACAGCCATCGACAGAGCCTGATTTAGAGGGTATTCACAACAGAAACGCAGATGGATGTTCCTCTGGCGACTGATCAGACCTCCATGAGGATCTACATCGCCCTGGATTGTGTTCTCATACATGAAATGGGTTCCATTGCTCTAAACATGGTGATGACGAAATGGTATAAGTCAATAATAATAACATCTTTCAGGCTGTGCTGATAACATTTTGGTCTTAGAACTGTACCCTGAGAAGTGTCCCACAGAGCTGGTCGTCATTGTCAAATTGGAACACCAGACGTCCATCCTCGAGAGTCCCGTTACAGGTTTCTTCTCGAAGATGAAGAGCACTGGAGTGGAAGCCTGCTTCGAACAGCTGGCAGCGAGACACTGACATGGTGCCTGAACTGCTAGCGCAAGTGATGAGTGAGTCTGGTTACcatagaaagaaataagaatatTTGGTGGAGGTTGTTGTCaataaataagtcaataaaCTTACATTTAAAAAGAGTGGAAATACTAATGCTCAGCAATCTTAAAAACAAACTGGGGTTTAAAGAGGCGGAGCCCTCACCGTAGCTCTCATTGTTGCGTCTATGATGGTGCTCATCACAGAAGCAGCCATACACACCATCTTTCTGACCGCACCACTCGTACTCTGTGCATTCAAGCTCTTCACAAGGGTCTGAGTCTGCTGAAAAACATAACCATGAAAGGATTAGAGATAAGAGAGGTTAAGCCTAAACCAATCTTTGCCACAAATTAGCAGGCTTGTTGTTTTGGATACCCAACATACCACAATGCAAAGCAGAGCGCCACTCTGGGATGTCCAACCCCAATACAGAGCAGGTTCTCTCATAGGCTGAGACAGCAGAACACAGCATTCTATTGGCTGAAGTGTAGAGGCAAAGATCGTATAGACAGGAAGTGTAAAATGGCTGAGGGTCAGAGTGCAGGTGGCAGGCACTGAATGGGCCGCTGCTGTTAGTGATGACACTGCAGAGTTCAGAATATTCCTCAATGAAGCGACAGTCACTTAGCCCACCACCGCTTCGGTCATCAGTGGATCCACATCTAGAAAAGCATTTAAATATTTAAGATTTGGGACTTTCTGTACTTTGTCACAACACACAACATACCGTGAGGCTGCAGTCTCACCCTGGTTGGCTTGTGGATGACTTCCAGCTGTGTCCAAACTCATTGTCATTTTGTGCCAGGGTGCCACTGGGCAACGTTTTATCATCTGAAGGATCGCCGTTAAAGTTCCCACACATCCCTGTGACTCTGTTCTGACAGTGTTGGCCCATTCTGACCAGTAGTGTgctgtggccatcaaactggACTATGAAGTCAACAGCATCGAACACAATGTAGCTTCCCTGTCTAAACACCTGAGCTAAGGTTCCTGTGGTGGCGGGAAGAGACACCTCAGTGTGATTTACCTGTGAGGAGGAGAGATCAGAGTTAAACAGGAAGTCAGGACAGAAGTACAAAGTTCCTTATTTTCCAAGTGAGTAAGAGTTTACCTTTACTCTTCTGTTGGGTCCAAGCCTTACATGCACACTCTCTGTTTCTTTTGAGAGGTATATATCCACCGCTGACACAAATGACACAAGGTTGTTGCCACGGTGATTGTTGGTGGCTACCACCCTAAACTGAGTATCATTGTTGCTGTGGGCCACACTCTCAGTGATGATGTAAGAGCATGTGCCCTGGAAATGGGCCAGTGCTCCATCAAAGGTGATGTAGTGTGGGTCACCCCACACAGTGCAAGTGGACATTGCATCATAACAGCCCAGCTGGCCATCCCTGATGGTGCACTCTTGTGCAGGAGTGCATGATGCAGGAGAGCAGCGTAAGTCATTGGGAGCGTGACATTCACATAGCTGGGCGCACCCGTCTGTCCAGAAGGACTCACCAGCCTGCATGGTTGGAGTAAAAGAGGGACAAAATAAGGCACTAATAgatagttattattattttttccatgTTGTATATTGTCTTTGCAGGCATTTGatctgctgtaattctttactGTAAGATGATAGCTCCATTGTTTGGAACCAGATTTGTTATTTGCTCTTGCCAAGTAGTCGGTTACAGCTTAGCTGAATTACTTAAAGATATTTAAAACTAGGTGGCAAAGGAAAGTAACAAGTTTGACAGGTTGATCCTCTTTCCTTGAACCAAAACGTTCTTGCTATTGCAAGGTAATTGTCAGAAAGTACAAAAATATGTGAAAGAACTGAATGAAATAGGAAAACAAAATGCTTGCGTATGAAATGTTAGTAGTTACAATATGCCTGTAGCCGAAgttgcaaaataaaaatgtataagCATCATATATTATGAGATCATTTTATTCAATTCTGGAACACCGTCCTCTTTACACTTATGTAAAACAACTTTACAAGATAACTTTAAGTGGAATAAAAGTGACCTACATTATAGTAGAAGCCATCATATTGGCAGCCACAGCTCTCCACAGGAACACAGCTCGCCCCACTCCTGACAAATCCATCATCACAAAAACATCCCTCTGAGCAAACACGCTCACAGGTGGCATCAGTGCTGCTGGCACAGGTGTGGCCACAGTCTGTTCCACACAGCTCATAATGACTGTTGGCTGGACAGTTGACTCCTTTTTTTGTAACGAAATAGCGTGTTATTAACAAATTAGTTTTGTCTATCAGTCTAATAAGTTATGGGTTACAGTTTGACAGGTTATTTCAGAAACTTATTGCTAAAATACTTGTATATTTTAGTCTACAATTGACTCACTGCAGGTGGTGTTCTGTCTCCAAGGGTAAATTCGGACATTAGCAGACTGACAGGCACTGACATATGTTTCAATGGCCCTGCAAAGGAGATCCTGGCCACCATTTCCCGCCACGCAAATATCAAACACACAGTCACTGAAATATGGTGCCGGATCCACCTGCTCATGGCAGAAGCTGAAGGGGCCATCAGCTGCCTGGATCACCTCACACTGAGCTCGAGCAGGTCGATCATCATTGCACTGTGGGCAGGCAGAGCCACAGCCATCACTGCAGGTGTAGTTGCCGGGCACCTTCCAGGCTGCCCCAAAGACATCTGGAGTGGAGACTAATTCTCCAGCTCGAGTGTGGAACTCATCATTTGAATTCCCATTGAAATTTCCACAAAGTCCACATGTTTTTCCTctgaataaatacaaaatatgaAGGACCATATTATATCTTGAGCAAATGAAACTTAATTTGCATAATATTTTCTGTGCATATTAAATAAtgtaaaattcaaattcaaaatcaattaaaaaacaaatacatattGACCATAAAAACAttcacaaactgtttaaaagaCAATTGATAATAAACTACATAATGGGAATGAGTGGAAACTGTTAAATAAGAAAGGAAACTAAATTGAATCATGTCTGGCGCAACACTAAAAAAGCAGAGTTTCTGGGGACTGAAGTTTTTGGCAAATGTAAACAATTTATAAGTCATTAGTtaaggaaaaaaattcaatccgCGCTATGGTGATCAGTTTATACCTGTAAGTTGGAGGTACAGAGATAGACACTGTGCTCCCACCATCGTATGTGACGCTCAAGCCAAAACTTGCACTGACAAATGTTTGATATCCACTTGCAAAAATTGATATGTTTCCGTTCAAGAGAATTGGTAGATTTCGTGTTATTCCATTTACctgtggaaaaataaaatgagAAGAATTAGTCATTTCTTTTTCAATGTTTCAAAACTACCTCAGATATCATTAGCATTCTCTCTCAGAAATAGAAAAACTCACCTCTACCATACCCCTGTTGTGCCTGGACATACGCACTTGATTGTCCCCAACATTCACAAAAACTTCAGCTGTGATAGAAACTGGGAACCCATTCCATGGCTCATTCTTAGCTTCCACAGAAAACTGATGGAGTTCATTGGTTTCATTACAAAGTGTCGCCAGAACATAGCGGCAGGTTCCCTGGAAGTCGTAGGCCCTCCCATCAAAGGTGAGGTAGTGAGGGTCTCCAGAGGCAGAGCAGGTGCCATGAGGGTTGGGATGGCAGCCATACTCACCCTCCACCACACGACAGGACTCCTGAGGACCACAGGAGTTGGGGAAACACTGGACCGAACCGGTTGTGCCATTACAGGTGCACAAGCTCTGACACTCCTCGCCATCCCAGAAATGCTCACCACCTTGCCGATAGCGTCCTTGGTGATAGCAACCACAGGATGTTGGTTGCACACACTGGTTGCCGTTGAGGACAAAACCATCATCACACTGGCACCCATCCTGACATGGAGTGTCACATGTGAAGGGGAAAGAGagactggggcaggcagagggACAAGAGCCTCCACAGAGTTCATAATGGCTGTTTGAAGGGCAGGTTAGCTCTGCAGAAAAAAGCAAACAAGTTCATTCAAAGGCCATTGCATGTGTTAATCTTAAAGATGCCTCCTTTAAATGAGGAAAATTTCTCACCACAGCGAGTTGCATTCCTCCACTGTCCCAGAGAAACACCCTTCTGTTGACAGATGAGTGCATAATCTCGTAGGACCTCACACAACGTTGATGCTGGATCACTAGAGCCACTGATGATATCTACACACACATCAACCTGCTGCCATGGGTCCACCACGGCCCAACACGGTGTGAACGGCCCATGTGGTGAGCTGAGAATGCCACAGTACTCACTAGAATTGTAATTATTTCCAGAACGACCATCTCTGCTCTCAACACAGTGAGCAGCGAGGGAACCATCTCGCCAACTGTCCCCAAACACCTGAGAACTGTTGACCAGAGTGCCATTGGGTGTTAGAAAGTCATCATATGAAGGTCCATTGTAGTTTCCACAGAGTCCACCCAGTGAGCCATTGTAGACTCCAGGTGCCGTGACGCGCACATGGTGAGGCCAGACTGTTTGCACAGTTACACCAAAGGCAGTGCGAAGGATGATACTGTGAGTGCTGCTTTGGTGAATGCGGATTCGGTTGGACCCAGAGCTGAAGGGTAGTCTGATCAGCTGACCATCAACCTGCAGAATATTTAAACACCTATTGTCATGGAATTTATTTTCTACCAGAACTTCACAAAATGTACCACAAAGTGCAAAGTGATTTACCAACTAACACAGTTTGGTTTTGCAAATACCACAATACACAAATGAACAGCAGGTTGTGCTACGAGTCAATTTATTCTTGCCATGATGTCAAAGATTTAGTCAACACAAGTAACTTTCTGTTAAAGAGAAGCACCAGTTCTGCCCTGCGTGTGCTGATATCACAGTATTTCTCATGAACTCATGGCGATATTTGTCAGAATTTAGTACCTCTACTATTTTTCAACTAAATCAAAAAAATATGTATGCGAATGGCCAGATGTTAGTGGGTGTTAGCTGCTGGATTCATACCTAATGATTGATTTGGCATGTTAGAATTGGACTTGATTGTTTGACAGTTGGATGTTACACTTTGTTTATAATGTTACAATTTCTGAATTTTTGTCAGTAATTGTGCCCTAAAGGGATTTATGTTATTTGGCTCTTGAAATACATTTCAGTCACCTACCTTAACTTTGCTGCTGCTTGCCATCTCAATGGTGACTTGTGTTCCCTCTGCCTCAAACTTTAGCACATTGGAAAAACCTTGCTGGCCTGTTGGCACTTTTTCTGCAGTCACCATAAAATGCGGGTGGTCAGACAATCCCATTACTTTGGCAAGAGTAAGTCGACATGCCCCAGGATACTGGTACATCAACCCATCAAATGTATGATATGACCCAGGGCCCCTGATCCAGCATGTAGCGTAGCTATTTGGTGTGCATCCTCTTTCTCCATCCTCTACACGGCATGATTCATGTGTGCCACAACGGTGGAAATTGCAAGTCATAGAGCCATATCTGCAGCTACAACGCCTCCCACAGTCCTCATCTAGTATTACAGTTTGCCCAGAACGATAGTAGCGATCCTCAAAGCTGCAGCCACACTCAGCATGAGGGACACAGACTCCACCGCTGAGGACGTAGCCTGTATTGCAGATGCAGCTGTCCTGATCAGGGAGAGGACAGTTGTGGGTGGAGTTGGAGTTGACACAGGTGGGTGGACATCCTGTTCCTTGGGACTCAAAGTGGCTATTAGCTGGACAC of the Odontesthes bonariensis isolate fOdoBon6 chromosome 23, fOdoBon6.hap1, whole genome shotgun sequence genome contains:
- the LOC142374374 gene encoding alpha-tectorin isoform X1, producing the protein MAGEIILPLLLLSLTSGVTAQSSGPLYHVGGTRSSRSDDGSSPAISLLRPFSYFGQPYTQIYMNHNGHLTFDAPWHSYIPQQFPMHGHRDIIAPFWTDLDNRINGDVFYAQYTSGSLVQQATQDINNYFPGLNFNANWIFIATWYEVAYYPTTGTRTTAQAVLISDGRYSFVLMNYGNIAPTSMNVLAGYDTVNSTHHLTIPGSFSSNATGNTSVFRLNSNVNVPGRWAFQVDSGSTDCTFNGEPVQLGDSFWSDRTCAQKCTCTRAGLQCSNQPCSFSQICRPTSLQFSCQTVQRRTCTISGDPHYYTFDNSVFHFQGTCTYVLSEQCQYGLPYYRVEGKNEHRGSTRVSWTRLVKVHVYNETIELVKGRRGEAKVNGNFATTPFSLSNGTVQVYESGFSVIVSTDFGLMVSYDTNHYVRISVPYSYQNATCGLCGNFNNHQNDDFQTREGEVVSSDVDFANSWKASGDDDPGCEAQCGGLDCAACTEAQRTLYSSTAHCGILQSSSGPFASCHQQLPPGTFAESCVYDLCVGGGYQPILCQSLNVYASQCQQNGIQLQSWRTPGFCEIPCPANSHFESQGTGCPPTCVNSNSTHNCPLPDQDSCICNTGYVLSGGVCVPHAECGCSFEDRYYRSGQTVILDEDCGRRCSCRYGSMTCNFHRCGTHESCRVEDGERGCTPNSYATCWIRGPGSYHTFDGLMYQYPGACRLTLAKVMGLSDHPHFMVTAEKVPTGQQGFSNVLKFEAEGTQVTIEMASSSKVKVDGQLIRLPFSSGSNRIRIHQSSTHSIILRTAFGVTVQTVWPHHVRVTAPGVYNGSLGGLCGNYNGPSYDDFLTPNGTLVNSSQVFGDSWRDGSLAAHCVESRDGRSGNNYNSSEYCGILSSPHGPFTPCWAVVDPWQQVDVCVDIISGSSDPASTLCEVLRDYALICQQKGVSLGQWRNATRCELTCPSNSHYELCGGSCPSACPSLSFPFTCDTPCQDGCQCDDGFVLNGNQCVQPTSCGCYHQGRYRQGGEHFWDGEECQSLCTCNGTTGSVQCFPNSCGPQESCRVVEGEYGCHPNPHGTCSASGDPHYLTFDGRAYDFQGTCRYVLATLCNETNELHQFSVEAKNEPWNGFPVSITAEVFVNVGDNQVRMSRHNRGMVEVNGITRNLPILLNGNISIFASGYQTFVSASFGLSVTYDGGSTVSISVPPTYRGKTCGLCGNFNGNSNDEFHTRAGELVSTPDVFGAAWKVPGNYTCSDGCGSACPQCNDDRPARAQCEVIQAADGPFSFCHEQVDPAPYFSDCVFDICVAGNGGQDLLCRAIETYVSACQSANVRIYPWRQNTTCRVNCPANSHYELCGTDCGHTCASSTDATCERVCSEGCFCDDGFVRSGASCVPVESCGCQYDGFYYNAGESFWTDGCAQLCECHAPNDLRCSPASCTPAQECTIRDGQLGCYDAMSTCTVWGDPHYITFDGALAHFQGTCSYIITESVAHSNNDTQFRVVATNNHRGNNLVSFVSAVDIYLSKETESVHVRLGPNRRVKVNHTEVSLPATTGTLAQVFRQGSYIVFDAVDFIVQFDGHSTLLVRMGQHCQNRVTGMCGNFNGDPSDDKTLPSGTLAQNDNEFGHSWKSSTSQPGCGSTDDRSGGGLSDCRFIEEYSELCSVITNSSGPFSACHLHSDPQPFYTSCLYDLCLYTSANRMLCSAVSAYERTCSVLGLDIPEWRSALHCADSDPCEELECTEYEWCGQKDGVYGCFCDEHHHRRNNESYDSLITCASSSGTMSVSRCQLFEAGFHSSALHLREETCNGTLEDGRLVFQFDNDDQLCGTLLRSNGTHFMYENTIQGDVDPHGGLISRQRNIHLRFCCEYPLNQALSMAVGINPVESVVSKKLPAGRGLYHMRMIPYQDADFRFPLTTDRNIEMNVDEPFYVEVRTDGVDQHQISTVVDSCWATPVNMANYPVRWDLIMSECPNPEDGTVELIQNGISTVARFSFRMFTFTNFTSIYVHCNVHLCLLRNNNCTAHCYPGHHNRFRRDASFHDTAGISLGPLVLRPDSIERMVQSSSASGQLTSVVTLIVSLLTVKTLVL
- the LOC142374374 gene encoding alpha-tectorin isoform X2; the protein is MAGEIILPLLLLSLTSGVTAQSSGPLYHVGGTRSSRSDDGSSPAISLLRPFSYFGQPYTQIYMNHNGHLTFDAPWHSYIPQQFPMHGHRDIIAPFWTDLDNRINGDVFYAQYTSGSLVQQATQDINNYFPGLNFNANWIFIATWYEVAYYPTTGTRTTAQAVLISDGRYSFVLMNYGNIAPTSMNVLAGYDTVNSTHHLTIPGSFSSNATGNTSVFRLNSNVNVPGRWAFQVDSGSTDCTFNGEPVQLGDSFWSDRTCAQKCTCTRAGLQCSNQPCSFSQICRPTSLQFSCQTVQRRTCTISGDPHYYTFDNSVFHFQGTCTYVLSEQCQYGLPYYRVEGKNEHRGSTRVSWTRLVKVHVYNETIELVKGRRGEAKVNGNFATTPFSLSNGTVQVYESGFSVIVSTDFGLMVSYDTNHYVRISVPYSYQNATCGLCGNFNNHQNDDFQTREGEVVSSDVDFANSWKASGDDDPGCEAQCGGLDCAACTEAQRTLYSSTAHCGILQSSSGPFASCHQQLPPGTFAESCVYDLCVGGGYQPILCQSLNVYASQCQQNGIQLQSWRTPGFCEIPCPANSHFESQGTGCPPTCVNSNSTHNCPLPDQDSCICNTGYVLSGGVCVPHAECGCSFEDRYYRSGQTVILDEDCGRRCSCRYGSMTCNFHRCGTHESCRVEDGERGCTPNSYATCWIRGPGSYHTFDGLMYQYPGACRLTLAKVMGLSDHPHFMVTAEKVPTGQQGFSNVLKFEAEGTQVTIEMASSSKVKVDGQLIRLPFSSGSNRIRIHQSSTHSIILRTAFGVTVQTVWPHHVRVTAPGVYNGSLGGLCGNYNGPSYDDFLTPNGTLVNSSQVFGDSWRDGSLAAHCVESRDGRSGNNYNSSEYCGILSSPHGPFTPCWAVVDPWQQVDVCVDIISGSSDPASTLCEVLRDYALICQQKGVSLGQWRNATRCELTCPSNSHYELCGGSCPSACPSLSFPFTCDTPCQDGCQCDDGFVLNGNQCVQPTSCGCYHQGRYRQGGEHFWDGEECQSLCTCNGTTGSVQCFPNSCGPQESCRVVEGEYGCHPNPHGTCSASGDPHYLTFDGRAYDFQGTCRYVLATLCNETNELHQFSVEAKNEPWNGFPVSITAEVFVNVGDNQVRMSRHNRGMVEVNGITRNLPILLNGNISIFASGYQTFVSASFGLSVTYDGGSTVSISVPPTYRGKTCGLCGNFNGNSNDEFHTRAGELVSTPDVFGAAWKVPGNYTCSDGCGSACPQCNDDRPARAQCEVIQAADGPFSFCHEQVDPAPYFSDCVFDICVAGNGGQDLLCRAIETYVSACQSANVRIYPWRQNTTCRVNCPANSHYELCGTDCGHTCASSTDATCERVCSEGCFCDDGFVRSGASCVPVESCGCQYDGFYYNAGESFWTDGCAQLCECHAPNDLRCSPASCTPAQECTIRDGQLGCYDAMSTCTVWGDPHYITFDGALAHFQGTCSYIITESVAHSNNDTQFRVVATNNHRGNNLVSFVSAVDIYLSKETESVHVRLGPNRRVKVNHTEVSLPATTGTLAQVFRQGSYIVFDAVDFIVQFDGHSTLLVRMGQHCQNRVTGMCGNFNGDPSDDKTLPSGTLAQNDNEFGHSWKSSTSQPGCGSTDDRSGGGLSDCRFIEEYSELCSVITNSSGPFSACHLHSDPQPFYTSCLYDLCLYTSANRMLCSAVSAYERTCSVLGLDIPEWRSALHCDSDPCEELECTEYEWCGQKDGVYGCFCDEHHHRRNNESYDSLITCASSSGTMSVSRCQLFEAGFHSSALHLREETCNGTLEDGRLVFQFDNDDQLCGTLLRSNGTHFMYENTIQGDVDPHGGLISRQRNIHLRFCCEYPLNQALSMAVGINPVESVVSKKLPAGRGLYHMRMIPYQDADFRFPLTTDRNIEMNVDEPFYVEVRTDGVDQHQISTVVDSCWATPVNMANYPVRWDLIMSECPNPEDGTVELIQNGISTVARFSFRMFTFTNFTSIYVHCNVHLCLLRNNNCTAHCYPGHHNRFRRDASFHDTAGISLGPLVLRPDSIERMVQSSSASGQLTSVVTLIVSLLTVKTLVL